AAAGAAATATATTCGTCTAGGCTTAATGGAATATCTAAATATTTCGAAAAATATCTTTATAAAAAGCCAGAAGGAGGAGTATCCATCCTACTATCTTTACCTCCAGAGAAGTTTAATGCAAAGGTAATTGATGGATCTATATATTTTAGAAGAAAAATAAAAGGACTTACTAGATTAACAATAAGTAGATATGATATAAAGGACATCATTAAAATTGTAAAGGTATAAAATGGAAATACAATCTTAATATAAAATTTTTGGTTTATATTAATATTTGTGATATAACTTCTATGAAATATTGATTTTTATAAACTTATTATGAGTATGCCTATATTATCGTCATTAAGGTATAAGTTATTTCTAAACTTCTTTAAAGATTTTAATATTATTCGATATAAATCTTTAGAAAGAGATTATAGATACCTTTATTTTGTCTATTTGACGACATTATACAGTCTTGTGACGCTAAATAATTTTAGGTGAAAAATTCTAGTACGCTTCAAAAAAATTATAATAATATATGAAAAGAAAAGTTGAATGAAGGCTTTGAGGCTATTATTTAATTTCTACTTTGATATAACAAAATCTAGTTTTTCGAGTGAATATATGAAGTACTTTGTTTTTATTTCAATATTTAATAATATCTTATATAAATCTTGGTTTTTACGAATTATTCTAATTCATTTACTTATTGGAATTTTATTGTATTTATTTTTTATTAAACTTTGATAGGAAAAAGTTTAAATATTAGGGTTTCCCAAATTATACTTATGACTTTTTTATTTAATTGGTTAATTATTAATCTTTGGAATCCACAAGACGTGGATGTAATTAGTGCTTTAGTTATAGCATATTTACTGGGAATTTTGCATGGAGTTACACCAGATGAACATACATGGCCAATAACTTTCTCTTATTCTGTAGGTACTTTTAGTGCTAAAGGTGGTGCTAAAACTGGGCTAATTTTCTCGTCTGGTTTTACTCTACAAAGATCAATACTTTCTGAATTAGCATATTTAGCCTTAGCTGGAATTTTTATGACTACTACAGCATTTGGAGTAACGTATATTTTTGTTGGGTTAGCAATGACTTTGGCTGGAATTTACATAGCTAAAAAAGGAGGATATTTCCATTGGCATTATTTAGAGAAGAAATTAGGAGAAATTAGTGGTATACATGAGAAAGGTAGTGAATTACAAAAACTTGAGTTAGAACATAAGATAAACCCAGCTTATGTTAATGAGAAAGATATAACAAAACCAGTCCCAGTTAAGTTAGCTTTCATTCACGGTTTTATTGCAGGATTCGGATTTGGAGCATTTGCATTAATAGTTTATACTGTCCTAGCACCAGTTATGCCTAATGCTTATTTAGGCTGGTTACCCGGGGCATTATTTGGTTTAGGAACTTTAACTGCACAAGTAATGTTTGGTACATTATTCGGAACTTGGTTAAGTAGGATGAAAAACTTAACAATGGAAGGAATAGCTATTGTAGGTAAAACTATAACTAAGACTGTTCTTGAATATGGAGGGTTAGCATTTATAATTGGTGGTATTGCAATCCTATTGTACCCGCCATTATTAACTTATAACATTGTAACTCCAATATATGTGCATAATCTTCACACACTTGGTATTGGATTCTTTTTAGTCATATTGACTGTAGTAATTTTTGGAATATATGGTTATAAACAAGGTGTAAAATTAGCTATAAAGTTAGGATATACAACTAAACGTTAAAGCAAATTACGAACTCATTTTCTTTTAAGTTTTCACTTATGAATACAAATAAAGATTCCATAGGATCTTTATTCTTAAAGATTATATCAATATAATCCTTATTTTTAGAAGATAATATGAATACAAGGACTTTCGTATTTAGATACGACATTAATCTTATTGGGTTTACAGTTTCAAAATTTAGTTGAAGACACTTGTTGCAATCAAGCTTTTTTATAATATCATTAAGCCCTTGTTCACTAATGGTTGTAATCATGATCTCACTATATATAATTATTGCTTTTGTATAATATAAACATTAATCTTGAGTTTTCCATATGATTATGGATAAATTATTCTTAATGAATTTAAATAATTATAACTAGTTTTCCTTATATTTAATATAAGCTCCTAGTTTATGTCATTGTTCAGCTTTGATTAGTTTTTATATAGCTTAATGAAGGCAATTAGCACTATTTTATATCTCTTAATTTATAATAAATCAGTCTTGTAAAAATATAACTATAATTGGTAAGAATAGTATACCTTGTTAGTAGTAAAGTTTTTAAATTATAATGATAAAAGTATTAATGATGAGTATGAATAAGATTAATATTCCGTTAAGAGTGTTAGTTTTATTTTACGTTTTTGAAGGAGTGATAACTTCACTTCTTTTTCTATGGTTAATAAATACCTCAAATATTGTTGGCAATATTAATGTTAAGGCTAGTCATGTTACTGGTACTTTTTTTACTCTGGGTATTTTGGCTTATTTATTTGGATTGCGCCATGCCCTAGATGCTGATCACTTAGCTGCTATAGATAACTCTACTAGAAAATTGGTTCAAGAGAGCAAACCATCATATTTTACTGGACTATTCTTCTCTTTAGGTCATTCTACTGTTGTTATTTTGCTTTCTGTAGCTTTAATTATAGCTACTAGATATGTTGCATCTAATATCCCTACTCTAGAGAATTTGGGTAGTATTATTGGTACTCTCGTTAGCGGTGGTTTTCTTTATATTATAGGTTTATTAAATCTTTTAGTTCTTTTCGAAATTTACGATATATATAAGATGGCATCGAGGGAGAAAAACATTGATGAAAATAAACTTAATGATGTTTTATTAAAGAGGGGTTTTATGAATAGATACTTTAGAGGTTTGTTTAAAATTGTTAATAATCAATATTATATGTATCCTATTGGTTTTCTCTTTGGCTTAGGATTTGATACTGCATCAGAGACGGCATTGTTAGCCATTTCTGCGGCTGCTGCTGGAATATTTCTTAAAATTCCGATTTATAGTCTTTTAGTATTTCCATTTTTATTCACGGCTGGTATGAGTTTAATTGATACAACTGATGGTTTCTTTATGAATGGTGCTTATGGTTGGGCATTCTTAGGACATCCGATAAGGAAAGTTTGGTATAACTTAACTATGACATCAATATCAATAATTGTTGCATATGTGGTTGGCACATTTGAATTACTTGGCTTAGTCCAATCAGAGTTTAATCTATCCGGACCTTTCTGGGATTGGATAGCATTAATCAACGGTGATACATGGTGGGGGAATATAGGAATAATAATAGTAATAACGTTTGCAATAACTTGGATAATTTCATATACATTATATAAAATCAAAGTAGAGAAACAAATTATAAATAAGTGATATGCTACCGGTTATCAAAAATTTTTAAAATCATTGTAATAAATAAGTTTTTCAATATATATTTAAGTTTTCCTTTTGTCTATTTCTTTAATTATATTTTTTCGTAGTATATATAGTCTACTAGACTGATAAATTGTTAGTATTTTGTCTATTTCTTTTATTGCTTCCTCATATTTCCCTAATTCTAATAAATCAAGTATTTTAGCCTCAAAAATCCATTCATTAAATCTCTTTGAAAGCGCATCATTATAGACTTTTATTGCTTCCTCATATTTCCCTAACTCCTCTAATATGTTCCCCTCTAGGAAATAATAGGTTTCTGCATTTTGATAATCAATAATTCTTGCTTTTTGCAATGTTTTTATTGCTTCCTCTTCCCTTCTAAGTTTTACTAAACTTAACGCTTTCTTATAGTAAAAATCTGGTACATGAGGGTCTAATTTTATTGCTATTTCATATTCCTCTAACGCTTTTTCATACATTTCGTTATTAAAATAAATCTCTCCAAGCATGAAATGGGGCCAAGGATCCTTAGGATCCTTTGCCATTAACTCTTTCAGTTCTTTTATCCTTACCTCTCCTAGTGCTGAATCTATCCTCATAGATAAAATTACTACATTGGACTATTTAACCTTATTATTAACCGAGTTTAACATAATTCTCATAATATGTTTAATCTCAGACTTA
The nucleotide sequence above comes from Sulfurisphaera javensis. Encoded proteins:
- a CDS encoding tetratricopeptide repeat protein, with product MRIDSALGEVRIKELKELMAKDPKDPWPHFMLGEIYFNNEMYEKALEEYEIAIKLDPHVPDFYYKKALSLVKLRREEEAIKTLQKARIIDYQNAETYYFLEGNILEELGKYEEAIKVYNDALSKRFNEWIFEAKILDLLELGKYEEAIKEIDKILTIYQSSRLYILRKNIIKEIDKRKT
- a CDS encoding HoxN/HupN/NixA family nickel/cobalt transporter: MNKINIPLRVLVLFYVFEGVITSLLFLWLINTSNIVGNINVKASHVTGTFFTLGILAYLFGLRHALDADHLAAIDNSTRKLVQESKPSYFTGLFFSLGHSTVVILLSVALIIATRYVASNIPTLENLGSIIGTLVSGGFLYIIGLLNLLVLFEIYDIYKMASREKNIDENKLNDVLLKRGFMNRYFRGLFKIVNNQYYMYPIGFLFGLGFDTASETALLAISAAAAGIFLKIPIYSLLVFPFLFTAGMSLIDTTDGFFMNGAYGWAFLGHPIRKVWYNLTMTSISIIVAYVVGTFELLGLVQSEFNLSGPFWDWIALINGDTWWGNIGIIIVITFAITWIISYTLYKIKVEKQIINK